From Candidatus Mycalebacterium zealandia:
CTGACGGCCTCGGTGTATGCGCCTGAAGAGGTTATGACGCCTTCGATATTGAGCACGGCGATTTTGTCCGTGGTTTCCTCAACCAGCACCACAATCACGCCCACAAGTATAAGCGCGGCAATTATGTAGCGGAGTCTCATTGCTCTGGACTTTTTAATCCTCTTCTTCGTTTTTTACGGCGCCGATTTTGTCTGAAATAAAATCGCCCAGTTTCGCGCCGCTTCCCTCACCCTGTTTGTTGGTGAACTCTTTGAGGATTTCCCTCTCATTTTTCCTTACAAGCATTTCCGCGCTCAAGGTTACAGTGCGGGATTTGTTGTCAATGTTTTTCACAACCCCTGTTATCTCCATGCCCGTTTTGTAGTGTTCACCGTCCCGCCCTCCGTCCGAATCCGCAAGGTCGGAAAACCGTATAAAACCTTCAATGTCGTCATCAAGTTCAAGAACAAGCCCGCCGCGCACCTCTTTTTTGACCTTTCCAGTGAGAACGTTCTCGCCTTTTTTGAGTTTTCTGACCGCCGTTTTCCACGGGTCTTTTTGCAGTTGCTTCACTCCGAGAGACATCTTTTTCCTCACGGGATCGCACCACATCATCATCACTTCAATTTCCTTGCCCTTGTTTTCGCCGTATTCGTCCACGGGGTCAACCTTTTCCTTCCAACTTATGTTATCCGGATGCACAAGCCCGACCACTCCTTCCGCGACCTCAACAAAAACGCCCGCCTCATTTACATTGGCAATTTTCCCTTTTATTCTGGAGTTTTGCGGGGTTTTTTCCGCGAAATCCTCCCACGGGGTCGACTGAGTCTGTTTGTAACTCAGCGCTATCCGCCCGCTATCCTGTCTTATGTCTATAATCTTGACCGTTATTTCCTCGCCGGGTTTTAGAACATCTCCGG
This genomic window contains:
- a CDS encoding S1 RNA-binding domain-containing protein; the protein is MTDFAKKTAAPDNSQSFSQLLDESGFAEENTAGKIVNGTIVRVEEENVFINIGMRSEGIVPLKEFVDENGNCEVAEGTCVDVLIKGVGRGLPKISKADADSMKHFEDLKQTFSNEQPVKVKAAKRIKGGVECVIEGTGAKAFLPSSQVLIGKNRQGADKVMNQSFDALIIEMEGRRIVLSRKKLLERERAEKMAEFVKQIDVGMLVKGVVSNIIPPGVFVDLTDGSGTIEGFIPVSEVAWKRIKTPGDVLKPGEEITVKIIDIRQDSGRIALSYKQTQSTPWEDFAEKTPQNSRIKGKIANVNEAGVFVEVAEGVVGLVHPDNISWKEKVDPVDEYGENKGKEIEVMMMWCDPVRKKMSLGVKQLQKDPWKTAVRKLKKGENVLTGKVKKEVRGGLVLELDDDIEGFIRFSDLADSDGGRDGEHYKTGMEITGVVKNIDNKSRTVTLSAEMLVRKNEREILKEFTNKQGEGSGAKLGDFISDKIGAVKNEEED